The DNA window AACGCGCCTTAAACcttcgaaaataaattatggaCCATCACCTATCGAATCAACTATAAGAACGGACAGTTTTGAATTTACATTATTCTACTTTATTTACGGATATTTTAGGAATAGAAAATCGGTAACGGAGTGAATAGCGAAATAAGGAGCTTTTAGAGGTCGCATACAATGTTAAGCTGTTATATGTAGTTAAGATTACCTTCTGTTCAGCTCGGGCGGGAGAACACTCCAATCTTCGGTCTCATAATAGGGCCACATGATGCGTAATCTCACCAAACAGTAGGATTTTGCAATTTAAACGAAGCACCGTTAATTCATTGGCGGTATATCATGTGCTATGGTGGCTAGCAGCTAGTATGGCGAACGATATTTATCACTAGCATTATAGAGCGCCAGAAGGTGTGAGGTGTTGCCTTTATCTCTTATCTCACTCTGTGACTCCGCTATCAGCTGACACTGAGCAAGAGCTACCATTCTAATCAACCATCAGATTCAATTTTACTATCTATTTTCCGACGCTTTTTCATTGCATTAAAAACACATTTACCGGTTGGCCGCGAAGAATAATTAATCGTGATTAATTTGAGGATATTTACGGATACAGATTTTACACAATATCAGTGACTTCGATATTGTTCTGCtaatattatcgttattatttcacCTGTCTTACAAATATTGATCAATCGATATTTCTCCTCGAAGATTATCGATACAGTGGAATGTATTTCCTTTTATTACCGTAATAGTTCAGAAATGCgattaatattgaaataaaaataatttatttatataaataataataacaatattaataataatattaacaacgAATTGTCGTATTggaaaatgtacaaaatatcTATTCTTAAAATTTAACTTATGTTTTACCGTTATTGAAGACAGGAATGTATTTGCTACGACAGACAATTATCGTCCTGATTACGAGGCGGACGGATGTCGTTATTTCTTTTGATGCAATCGACCAGCCAGTGAATTCCTTCGTCTACACCGTCGCTATAAATAACAACAATTATTACGCCGTATTGAGCGATCAAATTCAATGAGTTTATCCCTGAGTAACCCCTGcgaaattattctttttaccCATTTAACGCGGAAACCGGCATCACCATGCAATCTCTCCTTCCAATGAGATGGGCATTCTGATTGAAAATCGGCTTCACATCTCTGACTCCCATACAGTCTGGTATATCTTGTTTATTAGCGAGAACCAGCAGAGGTACTCCCATCAAATGCTCCGAAGATATCATCCTGTCTACATACATCTGTTATAAGCGCActtattcatttttgaaatttgacagGCTGTTCCATGCGAACATACTTTGAATAAGCATATTTTTCGTTCTAAAGAAATCGATAATTTCGACCATGGTAAAACTTGAAGCGTTTTAGACAAATTTACTACTTTCTGAGGATCTTGAGGCACCCTTCAAGTAATACATGTGTTTCAGGTAGCTCAAGATACTTTTAAACTCGCATTGCAAAACTTTATTTTAAGACTATTGTTGgatttcgaaaagtaaaaTGCACATTGACAGGTTGATGTAACAATAGAACATCCTGCACTTAGGCCAATGGTACTGTCTTACCAAAAGTCTCTTTGGAATCTGGTATTCTGTCTCTGTCCGAAGAATCAACAATGTAAATGACTGCGTGCGACTCTGCGTAGTACTGCAAAATATGTTATGTTTTACAAAATGTAATAGAGTTTTCATTGCAAATGATTCAACTTTATTTATAATGAGATCAATGATTGTGATCAGGCTTCAGGCTCGCCTTAGTAACCTTTAGAGGGACAGCCTGGCTCTTTTAGGGGTCAGCAGATAATTCGGAAACTCCACCATGCGCGTTGACtatttacatacataaatcatacctctaaaaaaatatccaatttCAAGGGAAAAATGCCAGCCCTCTAAGGTTAAACAGAATATTGCCATTGTTGTATAATGAACGTCAGATTGTCAAGCGAATCttggtttttaaaatttgaaataagaattatgacttgggatttttttaaaaaaaatgtgagatATTCTAGGTCGACTGAAGTGAGTGAAAGATGAAATCAGGTTCGACATAAAACCTTATCCCAGAGAGACTGAAGTTCCTCCTGTCCTCCGAGATCCCAGAAGTTTAACCGCACGCCCGcgtgatcaatttttccaatattaaGGCCGACTGTTGTAGTAATTTTGCTGGGATTCATGCCTTTGTAGTTTTTCGTGAACTTCGTTTTAGCTGCCTCTAAGTAAGTCTGTGAAATAGTTAAACTACCGTTTAGAAAACTCACAATGTCTCTTCGTACAGAACATAACCTAAGACAACAATGTGTAATGATACTCTTACCGTCTTCCCTGCATTGTCTAAGCCCAGTATCAGTATGTAATATTCGTCTTTTTGCATGAGGTACTTATAAAGACCGTTTAATAATGTATACATTTCAATATTGTTCACTCTTTGACAAGTTTACTTCCGTGACATAGTAAATTCAATATGAGCCAAGTGGTTGGGTATTTACCAATGACGACGATTTGTAAATCGGTATTGCACGAACTCGACATTATCGGTAACAACTTGATATATCTGGAAATACGTGTAACATCCCGTCGGTATTGTGGAATAACGAACGACCGATGATATATTCGGGACGCAAATTTTACTTACCAGATTGCGGAGTTATAGGACATAAGAAACATGATACACGGTAACTATCGTACACTGAAATAGAATGTCCCATGAATGTTATATCTGTGCTAAAACTATGGCAGTCGAAGATAATTACtaacgaaacgaaaaaaattaccgccGTTCCAGGCGACGCCGCGACGATGAGGTTAatcattttccaattttccgTCGGAATACACTGTTCGTTGGTGACATAATTCAATAATGTATTCTAAATTCGTCTTCAACCACTGTTCACtattttcaaatagtttttttgtttattttattgtcGTTAATTCTGTCAATCTTGTGATGCGTTTAACGCGCCTTGGAAAGGCAACCCAACATACGTCGCAGCAAGTGAGAGCCTGAATGCTCTAACCGGGCACTCGCTTTACACAAATCAACACTTACAATATAGTTGCGCACCTTATCGCATTTATACAGCCGCCGATAGGATTAGCACTGGCATTGTATATGCAGTTGATCCTGATTCACTTTTCGATGTACCTATCGAATAGATCAAATTCCACGAACGCGTCTTGTAGTAAGCATCGTAACTAGTCCATACATCCGCAGATCCGCAATCAGGAAAGTAACGGAAGACAAGGGCTCTGTCCAATAAATCGCTATGTCGAATCAGTCGGTGTCCAATTAATCTAGCGCTCCATATAGCTTCCGATTATTTTTGCTGTCCAATAACGCTGATGTCCTATAGGATGGTGTCCAAGAAATCACGTAACAGTTgactatattattatacagttaTACAGTTATACAATTACAGTTATACAATACAGTTAATACAATTATACAGTTGATATTATGATTTTGCTTGCTCTGTATAGATGACTATATGATATTTGATCCAGTATATCTGATAATTCgtgcttttgtttttcattacGTGATTTCTCATacattttatcgaatttagaAGATGaatcatgtaataaattacatgctgaattctttcaaaacaCTTTATGATTTAACAAATGAACATTTACAGTAGGGTGGTAATACTGTTGATATTAAAATGATATAAAAGGTTATTTTATAGAGAAGAAATCaagtattatttattcaaacatATATTAggtaatttgaatgaaatttggtGGTAAAGTGGCAAATATACATAAGACAAGTATAAGTCAATTGGACATAAACGactcaattttaattttgttgaacGATCTTTTCTTCGGATTCTGACTCCGCTGCTCTCCGGAACCGGAATGATCCTTGTATTCCAACAGTTGGTTCCCACCTTTGGCCCGGGTACTTCTGAGCTCCGCCTGTCGCGCTGATCGAACCATGTTTATTCTCAAAAAGCTTGTGCTGGTAATCGACGTTGTAAGAAGGTCGGCGTTCTGGACCACTGAGATTCTTCTGCCAAGTGGCACGTACGGATCCTTGGGGTTCCGGCTGTGGTTCCGGCGATCTACGGAATCGGAAAGATCCTTGTACTCCAACAGTTGGTTCCCACCTTTGGCCCGGGTACTTCTGAGCTCCGCCTGTCGCGCTGATCGAACCATGTTTATTCTCAAAAAGCTTGTGCTGGTAATCGACGTTGTAAGAAGGTCGGCGTTCTGGACCACTGAGATTCTTCTGCCAAGTGGCACGTACGGATCCTTGGGGTTCCGGCTGTGGTTCCGGCGATCTACGGAATCGGAAAGATCCTTGTACTCCAACAGTTGGTTCCCACCTTTGGCCCGGGTACTTCTGAGCTCCGCCTGTCGCGCTGATCGAACCATGTTTATTCTCAAAAAGCTTGTGCTGGTAATCGACGTTGTAAGAAGGTCGGCGTTCTGGACCACTGAGATTCTTTTGCGCTGTAACGCTCACAGATCCTTGAGGTTCCGGCTGTGGTTCCGGCGATCTACGGAATCGGAAGGACCCTTGTACTCCAACAGTAGGTTGCACTCTCTGTCCTGGATTCTTCTGAGCTCCTGCTGTGGCGCTGATCGAACCATGCTTATTCTCAAAAAGCTTGTGCTGGTAGTCGACGTTGTAAGAAGGTCGGCGTTCTGGACCACTGAGATTCTTTTGCGCTGTAACGCTCACAGATCCTTGAGGTTCCGGCTGCGGTTCCGGCGATCTACGAAATCGGAAGGATCCTTGTAGTCCGACAGTTGGTTCCCACCTTTGACCTGGGTACTTCTGAGCTCCCCCTGTTGCGCTTATCGAACCATGTTTGTTCTCGAAGAGCTTCTGCTGATAATCGACGTTGTAAGAAGGTCGACGTTCTGGACCATCGAGATTCTTCTGCCAAGTGGCCCTTACGGATCCTTGGGGTTCCGGATCAGCTGATCTTCGAAACCGTGGTTTTGGTGGTGGCAGACGATTCTGAAGTAATAAAACGCGGCCATTATACAAACAGTTGGTAATTGTTCCATGAACATCATGATTCTAATGATAATTATACTCACGACATAAGGGGCGGGTCGCCTCGTGTCTCCTATACCTGGAGACGATTCTACTAGTGCCGTTAAGGCGATTGCTAAAATGATTAAAACGGCAGCCCTCATTTTGATCAACTATCTGAAACGAATTACAATCAGTCAAAATTCTGTTTATGACATGTCGTGTAGCATTATctattaatcaaaattttcaacggatttgaatttaaatacgACTTAAAGAATTTAATCCTCATGATATTGATATTCAAGAGCAAACGTGTTACTTGATAATTGAATAGCTGTTACATCGACAACAAAGTCTTCAACACCAAAAAGCACACAAAATAGTAGAGAATCGTAAAGAAATGTTCATCTTACCTGTTCCAACTGAGTATGTCTCTGGACTGCAACTGTGCTGGCTGGTTGTAAGTTATTCGCTTTTATAGGTAGCCAAATGCATATATGATAAACTCTGGGAAAAACTTCCATCTCTACAATCACTCACACGGTTGAAACTTCCGCGGATTCCCCTTCGGTAGCTTGATAGCTCCGTGCAATCGTGCGTTGTTGTTTActtcttattattataatcaagATTAAAATATGTGCCCAAGGGTTACTCCATGCGAAATTGTACGCTATTTGGAGCATGTTATCGTATTCGTTATAATCGATCTGGgatcatattttttcctcagttattaaaaaatgctgaaactgtttaaattttaaattaagcGCAGGATATTCAAcactatttttgaaaaatataaaaggtACTATTATTAATCAGAAGCTACTTTCATaagcgcaaaaaaaaaagaatttccaATTGAACGTCATTATTATTCGTAAGATTATCGGATGTTGccagaaaatatttgacattatttcaataatcaCGAATTACTCTAAGGAATAtgcaatgattttttatcggACAGTTTTAGAATACAAAATTCTACGACCACAGTTGCATCATGATGATAAAATCTCCAGATGTCAAGcatatggggaattccatgccAACCCAACTAACATTTGAACCTtatcatttttgattttgattcaaattttttctctaattgTCCCAacgctgaattttttcagattttttattcaactattAAAATTGATATATTATGTTATACAAGCACATGTATAGTGCTTTAGCTGTCGTAGTCGAATACGGCTGTGACCCTGGCTTACGCAGTGCAAAGATCGGGCGTTATTTTTTCGCTTACATGTATTGAGAATTGGCACATGCAGAAGTCAGATACACGCGCGGTTGATTACCGATATCGTAACGTATATAACTGCCTGCTGGCAGTTCTTCCCCGCGTCTTGGATTTCCCtcgacaaaaataaatactaaGAAACGACGAGTATTTCCAGGCATTTCGCACTCAACTCTATTTGTCATGCTCTATACCAATCAGATTCTTCGTTATTCACTCCGATTTTGTCAGAGTCATTTTTGCATTATTAATGAGGAGAGAGGGTCCAAGACCATACACAAAGGGCGAAGCACGTAATCGATTAATGTcactgggaaaatttttcgaaacataGATCCTTTGAACCCTTTGATGTCATCAATTTGAGGCTTGCGAGATCCTTTGTACTGAGGGAAAgtcttgagaaaaaatatacaagtccTCAAACAACTCGTAGTTCGGTAGACTTTCATTCGAGAATGTTATTTCGTTTCAtacggtgaaatttcacaacgAATTCGGACATTCGTATTACGAGTCCTCCTCAAAttgtttctgaaaattcaTGTTGTCTCGATTGAATATAGCTTAGCTGACAATCAATTCATCAGCCGTCACTGCCGTAGGGAGTGGCAAGTAAATTCATAAGTGTCACAATCAGAATCGTGAAACCGTTTTCCATTTTCAGAGTAGACTTGGCACGAATAATACTGAGCAGATGCTGCATGAATTGAACCTGTGAAGCAAAGGTAAACGGACTCAAATCTAGACCAGAGACATTTTCTGTTGACATTGttaatcgatgaaaaaactATGCAAAATGAAAGAGGTATCATTCACTGTGAGTACCTTATACCACAGAGTCTTGAACCTCACAATCAGTCATGCCAAATACTATCGAATCATCAATCGCAGGTGAGGAAGAATCACTTTGTACATTCAATTCTTTTTCCAGAGCAAATCCGTTGTAGTTACTACTTTTCCttgttttcattcaattctCTTTGTTCGCGACTTCACTTCTAACATCATTAGCATTCATCCGATTATCCGGTGTAGCCAAAATAGCCCCGATATTTCAATGCTGATAAATTATGTGAAATgatataacgataatttcTTACCAATCATTCGGactatattatttttaaactcataTTGCGATATGTTATTTATACGCACGTGTCAGCTAGCCGATAACAGCAGTGACCCTATAACCAGCAGCTTGTAATGATCTGTAGGCGTTCCTTTTTTTGGTAGCATATAATTTGGCACATGTAGTAAGTCAGAGACGCGATTTATAACCGATAGTTTGACGTATACGTGTAACACGAACTACACGTACTTGCTGGGAGTTCTTCCCCGCATCTGCAATACCCTGACgcataaataaatactaaTGAATAACGAGTGCAGTCGCATTTTTAGGAATTTCACACTCCACTATATTTGTCACGCAATACCagccacgtttttttttattcactttctCAGAGTCATTATTGCATTgttaatgagaaaaaagaggCGGCGGCAATCCAACAAAGGATATATTTGAttataatgatgaaaaaaattctcgcatCCTTCGACTCTTTGTACCAAATGTCATCAATTTCAAGCTTGCAAGATTCTTTGTGCTCAGAAGAAgtcgtaataaaaaatacacaactgCCCCAAGATTTATTACAAACAACGCGTAATGCGGTAAACTTCCAATGTGGAATGTTATTTCATTTCGTAAGTTGTTTCAGATGTCATATGGCAATACATGAGTTTCATAGGTCATTCCACGTACTTACGTTTTTgacaaataattatatcacCTCGATTAATTGCGTGCCTGATTGAATTCATCACCAGTAATTGCAGGGAAGACTGACAATTAGTAAATTAACGGGTCTCGTCATCAGAATCCCAACCCTGTTTTTAATTTGCCAAATACACTTGGCTTGAATGAGACGTTGAATAGATGGGTAAACGAACTTAAAGTTGACTCAAGCCCTATCCGTAGAGATTATAGACGCCCACTCCAACCTGATGTTCGAGGTATCGATTCGTATAAAGACTGGATAGCTGAAAAACTTCCCAACGAGTACCCGAAGGATCTTCTCCACTTGCATAAGCATCGCTATCATGCACTTTAAGAGTTCTGCTTACTCCACCTACGACAAGGAGGTTGTGAAACTTCTTCTCCACGTATTGGAATCAAAGTTAGTGTGCGGAATAGTTTCGGTCACATAtattgtgtataataatatggattataaacgtatttttgtatttaaaaCCCGGGGATTAATTATCACcggaaatcatttcaatttccagCTATGACCTGCGAGTAAATTCCTCGATACTGGGACTGGCGAACGGTAACGGAACTGTGGAAGTTACGGGACCCGGTTTAATCGGCACCGGCGAACACCGAACgtttccaattttcattcaccaGTCAGCATAGTCCACCAGTAGTTAATTAAGACTCGACATTATTAGGCCAATGGTAGGTAAAATTGCATGGTCTGTAATATTTCAGGCCAACAATTTATCACAAAATCAACATCGTCAAACGGTCGAAGATAATCTTCCTGGCGCCATTTGCAAATGACGTTTGGTTCGTGCTGGCACTTCTTCTCCTGGGAGTCACCGTCGCCCTGACTTATGTCCTGGCAAGGGAAGTCCGACTGAGCGATTCTGAGACGGCTGGTATTtaacgctgagaaaaattgagcTCATATCAGTGATTGGCCGAAGCGTCACGGCTGTGATAACGGTTACTTCCGTTTCTAGGATGTCGGCGGAAGGTTCGATGGGAGCTGAGCGAAGTTCTCCTCGTTTCGGTCGGTGCACTTTGCCAGCAAGGCACAACGCTGAACCCGCAAGCTCCCTCGTCCAGGACCCTCTTCCTCGCGATATTCGTAATGGCAGCCCTCGTCTACACGGCTTACAACGCGAGTATCATCGCCATCACGGAATCGTTCGTCAATTCAGGGACAGTCGTCTCCGCACCTTCGCTTTACGCCAGTGATTCGCCCTATTTTGTACTCGACAAGCAAGTGAGTTTATAATTATGCAGTAttcctacccttaccgaccgagcaaactcagAAAATAACATTCCTGAACTTCGCTGCatcgtcgaaatttgaatcctTTCCGTTCGTTCATGTATTTCATATGGGTAGAAAAAGGACGAGTtcgctcggtcggtaaaggtaggagtacTCCTTACTCCGGTCCTTACTTTAACGGTCGCCTAACGAGTCTTTGATGCGCAGGACACGGAAAAACTGAAACCTCTTTACGGCGCAGCAAGACTTGAGATAACGCGAATCGTTCCATCTCAAGTACTGCTCAATGTTCTCGATGGTTCAGCCGTTTTACTGGCCGACCGAACATCGACCAGAGACATTTTCCATCGACGTTGTCGGTCGATGAAAAGACTGTGCAAAGTTAAAGAGGCGCCATTCGCTGCGGGTACTTATCACAGAGTCCTGAACCTAAGTCACGACAAGTACAAAAGAATTATTAATCGCAGGTAAGGGGGAATCGCTTTTTAGGTACTGTTTCTCCTTGTTTTCGTTCAATTCTCTTTGTTCGCGGTTCAGCCTCTTGCGCCTTCGGGAATTCGGACTACTCGAACGGACCAGAAGGTTTCTCTTCAAGACGTGGCCCTTATGCGAGTCCCACGGAGCTTGTTGCAGCGAGGCTATCAGCATCTACCTGGACGACGTTTATCCAGCATTTTACCTACTCGGCGCAGGAGTCGGACTTTCACTTACACTTCTGTCGATCGAGCTACTATTCTTCCAATGGTGATCGCAATGCGCTTCTGATGTAATACAATTGGCCTAAGCATTTTGATAATGAATTTTCCATTAGTTCTAAGTGGTTCAGGAGAAGACGAATGGGCTTTCCAAAATCTCAATCGAGTCCGGATGGATGGTTGCGGTTAAGAGATGCTATACTCTGGATGACCCCTCCAGCAGAAGAAAGTGCTGAAGATATCATAGATCTGCAAAATCGAGCTCGAACAATGTGCTGATTACAAAAAGCAAACATCGTGTTTGCTTTATTGTCGGACAAATATTGAACAaaagtaggtataatatataatacttgTAAGTAAGTGTTTCGAATAATCGATGTAATCAGGATAATAGTACGCTATATCTGGATTTATTTGTatgcgaaataaagaataacaGATCAGGCGGAAAAGTTGAGAGtaaaacgatattttattgcaatgCATTACGATAGATATAAGATATGATGAGACAGTATTTCGGTTTTCAGCAGTGGGTCGGTCGTAGttcttttaaaaatcaaaaatttctgatCATTCAACGTCGGGTCTCCATTCAATCTTCATTTTTAAAGTATTCGGCGGAACGTCGTCCACGGTGctgaaaaaacgaagaataatTTTAGAACGGACGAGTCGggttgaattaaatttttatgcataaaTTCGATCACTGAATTACTTACATAAGCGTCCGGCCATCTTGGTTTTGGATTGAAGGGTCCTGTTCCAGGAAACGTGGGAAAGGTTCCACCTGGTCTTGGCCGTCCAATACTGGGTTTATGGATATAGGCCTGGGTCAGCATGACTGAGCCGAGGATCAGCAAAAATAGCACTAGCGCTGTTTTCATCTCGAATTTATTACAGATCTATTTAGAAGGGAAAACCTCTGTATAAACTATAGCAATATATAGTAAGTATGCAAATCGGTACGATAATTATTACCTGCAGTTATTGCCACGTCTGATCTGGAACTGCGAGTGACGATTCTCGACTCTCCGACAGCTTTTATGGACGCCGATAGCGAAGAGATTTATTATGTATTCCTCGAGGTAGAAGGGAAATCCCCGGGTCACAATGTAGCTCTTCGCAGCTACCAGGGATTATGGATATGTGAGGTACTGGTATACATTTGCACTTTACAGATAACCCGTTTATTCCGCGTATTTCGGTCTCGGGGACTTACCAATATCGTATTGCGTGATTTACCGACACGTGGGTGCTCAAtcattaataaaatattatgaCAAATCAGCAATctaaatacatattatataggACATACATGTAATACGCAGTTAGTTGGtgtaatgatatttttaataatcataCATGCAAGTATATCAACTTTGCAGATTGCCCCAAGTGGAATTACGGCGAAATGAGAGTTTAAAGCGGCTGTTTAACTTTATTTTGcgttatgataaaaaattatttaaattatagaATGGCTTGTTTAAACATCGAATCTCGCTATTGTTTTACAGGAATGAAACCATAGACATGGTTGAATCTTAACTACCACCGTGAACTTTAATTATCCTCTGCAATGACAGGAACGTAGCTTATATCGCGAGACTTTCGGATTAGTATTCCTATGCCCACTGTGACAAGTATCAACACGGCGAAGAAACTTGTCGAAAGGAGGTAAACGGGCGATGGATATATCGGTGGTAAATAATGGGAATAAATTAATGTGTAGAGTGGAGCTCCGGCCAACGGACTTAACGTTTCGAGTGATTTGGTGAGGGATAAAACTTTGCctgaaaatttagaaatttatttttctctaaaacgtaagatttcatttttcgttaaattcgtcgcgttaattaataatattcaagCGATGCGTAAACTCACCAATGTCTTCTGCAGGTACGGACTTTGATATTACAGATCGCATGACAGGTTCCACAGCTCCACCAAAAAATCCGATACTAGCCGCGAGATAAATGTGCCAACTTTTCGTCGCGAGAGCTTCTGTGAGCGAACCGCCCAGACACGCTGCGAATGCTATGCCACTTATAAGAGTATCTGAGAAGCCTAAAATTgagatgaaattaaattcattgcaGGTAATCCAAAAAGtcgtaaaatatatttggatttttttcgcataggtttctttttttcaactcctGCTGCTtgcttagaaaaaaaaaaataaacaaagaaaagaaaataaggaaactaataattacaaataaacGTGAAAGTTGAAAGTTGAGTTTTCACTAAATCTCCATGTTTTGAAGCCTAGAGAATCACATTCGATCGTACTTTGCTAGACGTCTGGATGCGTGTTGCTTCAGCTGTGACGAATTTTCGTCCGACGATACGTCAGTTTGCTCGGGCGATAAAGGTAGGACTACTACGTACCCTTAATCTTGGACTTTACCTAAAACGCGACTGAATAATGTGACTCCAATGACTATGCATGGCATACTCAGCATGTAACCAATGCCGCTGCAATAAGAATAATGTTGGACATCCCAGCCCAGCCGCGCtcttgtaaataaaaattcaatgctGATTTCTCCTTGGAAAACCAATCCAGTCAGAGTAAGGGCGAAAATGGCGAACCAGACAACCGGTCGATGAAAACCATTTCGCTTCTGCAAGGAGCTGAGAAGAAGTTCTCGAATGGAAGAGATCCTAAATACTTCACGTATCGATTCCTGTTGAAATATCGTCGACATTCAATGATGAATTATGTATAGATAACACGTATCACCGTTTAACGGCGTATCGGATATTCACCTTAGAGGCATCTCTCACTGTTTCTGGGACAATGAAGTAAGTGTAAGTTAACGCCAATATGCAGCATACCGCCGATGCGCCGAATACAGCTGTATAACCATAGTGTTCGAAAATCCAAGGCGTGATAAATCTGCCGAGTATAATTCCGAGAAACACCGATGCCTGAAGCCAAGTCATGAGCATCGTTCTCTCCTTTTCCGCAGTAATATCAGAGATATGACACATCGCTGCTATCATCACGGCACAAACTCCACCGAAG is part of the Neodiprion virginianus isolate iyNeoVirg1 chromosome 5, iyNeoVirg1.1, whole genome shotgun sequence genome and encodes:
- the LOC124304484 gene encoding proton-coupled folate transporter-like isoform X2, whose translation is MTDTEIAPKPFNVRFFILAPPVTLLLFGQALTGTVLTDLILYRTCLFSLNINRTECNILRTNASSPEAIKLEAEVQPYASMILLAKSLTENFLPAVASLFLGSWSDRAGRRPLFLLSLAGFTILHVSHTLISIWDTNPWYLVIPSVPAFSFGGVCAVMIAAMCHISDITAEKERTMLMTWLQASVFLGIILGRFITPWIFEHYGYTAVFGASAVCCILALTYTYFIVPETVRDASKESIREVFRISSIRELLLSSLQKRNGFHRPVVWFAIFALTLTGLVFQGEISIEFLFTRARLGWDVQHYSYCSGIGYMLSMPCIVIGVTLFSRVLGFSDTLISGIAFAACLGGSLTEALATKSWHIYLAASIGFFGGAVEPVMRSVISKSVPAEDIAAKSYIVTRGFPFYLEEYIINLFAIGVHKSCRRVENRHSQFQIRRGNNCRSVINSR
- the LOC124304493 gene encoding ADP-ribosylation factor-related protein 1, which translates into the protein MYTLLNGLYKYLMQKDEYYILILGLDNAGKTTYLEAAKTKFTKNYKGMNPSKITTTVGLNIGKIDHAGVRLNFWDLGGQEELQSLWDKYYAESHAVIYIVDSSDRDRIPDSKETFDRMISSEHLMGVPLLVLANKQDIPDCMGVRDVKPIFNQNAHLIGRRDCMVMPVSALNGDGVDEGIHWLVDCIKRNNDIRPPRNQDDNCLS
- the LOC124304485 gene encoding uncharacterized protein LOC124304485, yielding MRAAVLIILAIALTALVESSPGIGDTRRPAPYVNRLPPPKPRFRRSADPEPQGSVRATWQKNLDGPERRPSYNVDYQQKLFENKHGSISATGGAQKYPGQRWEPTVGLQGSFRFRRSPEPQPEPQGSVSVTAQKNLSGPERRPSYNVDYQHKLFENKHGSISATAGAQKNPGQRVQPTVGVQGSFRFRRSPEPQPEPQGSVSVTAQKNLSGPERRPSYNVDYQHKLFENKHGSISATGGAQKYPGQRWEPTVGVQGSFRFRRSPEPQPEPQGSVRATWQKNLSGPERRPSYNVDYQHKLFENKHGSISATGGAQKYPGQRWEPTVGVQGSFRFRRSPEPQPEPQGSVRATWQKNLSGPERRPSYNVDYQHKLFENKHGSISATGGAQKYPGQRWEPTVGIQGSFRFRRAAESESEEKIVQQN
- the LOC124304484 gene encoding proton-coupled folate transporter-like isoform X3, coding for MILLAKSLTENFLPAVASLFLGSWSDRAGRRPLFLLSLAGFTILHVSHTLISIWDTNPWYLVIPSVPAFSFGGVCAVMIAAMCHISDITAEKERTMLMTWLQASVFLGIILGRFITPWIFEHYGYTAVFGASAVCCILALTYTYFIVPETVRDASKESIREVFRISSIRELLLSSLQKRNGFHRPVVWFAIFALTLTGLVFQGEISIEFLFTRARLGWDVQHYSYCSGIGYMLSMPCIVIGVTLFSRVLGFSDTLISGIAFAACLGGSLTEALATKSWHIYLAASIGFFGGAVEPVMRSVISKSVPAEDIGKVLSLTKSLETLSPLAGAPLYTLIYSHYLPPIYPSPVYLLSTSFFAVLILVTVGIGILIRKSRDISYVPVIAEDN
- the LOC124305618 gene encoding uncharacterized protein LOC124305618; translated protein: MHFKSSAYSTYDKEVVKLLLHVLESNYDLRVNSSILGLANGNGTVEVTGPGLIGTGEHRTFPIFIHQPTIYHKINIVKRSKIIFLAPFANDVWFVLALLLLGVTVALTYVLAREVRLSDSETAGCRRKVRWELSEVLLVSVGALCQQGTTLNPQAPSSRTLFLAIFVMAALVYTAYNASIIAITESFVNSGTVVSAPSLYASDSPYFVLDKQDTEKLKPLYGAARLEITRIVPSQVLLNVLDGSAVLLADRTSTRDIFHRRCRSMKRLCKVKEAPFAAGTYHRVLNLSHDKYKRIINRSLLRLREFGLLERTRRFLFKTWPLCESHGACCSEAISIYLDDVYPAFYLLGAGVGLSLTLLSIELLFFQCSKWFRRRRMGFPKSQSSPDGWLRLRDAILWMTPPAEESAEDIIDLQNRARTMC
- the LOC124304484 gene encoding tetracycline resistance protein, class D-like isoform X1, with amino-acid sequence MTDTEIAPKPFNVRFFILAPPVTLLLFGQALTGTVLTDLILYRTCLFSLNINRTECNILRTNASSPEAIKLEAEVQPYASMILLAKSLTENFLPAVASLFLGSWSDRAGRRPLFLLSLAGFTILHVSHTLISIWDTNPWYLVIPSVPAFSFGGVCAVMIAAMCHISDITAEKERTMLMTWLQASVFLGIILGRFITPWIFEHYGYTAVFGASAVCCILALTYTYFIVPETVRDASKESIREVFRISSIRELLLSSLQKRNGFHRPVVWFAIFALTLTGLVFQGEISIEFLFTRARLGWDVQHYSYCSGIGYMLSMPCIVIGVTLFSRVLGFSDTLISGIAFAACLGGSLTEALATKSWHIYLAASIGFFGGAVEPVMRSVISKSVPAEDIGKVLSLTKSLETLSPLAGAPLYTLIYSHYLPPIYPSPVYLLSTSFFAVLILVTVGIGILIRKSRDISYVPVIAEDN